A genome region from Camelina sativa cultivar DH55 chromosome 10, Cs, whole genome shotgun sequence includes the following:
- the LOC104717624 gene encoding uncharacterized protein LOC104717624 — MKKLARKWRRTRREEDDDKFVLPTSDDIDSRPIDTQEQEEYVRSLEEAHAQQSRQWRSVFVVLLICYGAFLFYSIFQQFVSPWELRYHAYFMEDLKSWMVISAEWIAIMACCLSIVGLRDKKNDHRRWFWYSCVVGSALTIFWLYYLLRLPKFRWDAIWLPFGPICGAGTCLYVDHLLEESSEEVKKLRNYMYAYKSR; from the exons atGAAGAAGTTAGCGAGAAAATGGCGGAGAACTCGTcgcgaagaagatgatgataagttCGTCCTTCCTACTTCTGACGACATCGATTCTCGGCCTATCGATACGCagg AGCAAGAGGAGTACGTTAGGTCGCTCGAGGAAGCTCACGCTCAGCAAAGTCGGCAGTGGAGG AGTGTGTTCGTGGTTCTTCTGATCTGTTATGGAGCTTTCCTTTTCTACTCCATCTTCCAGCAGTTCGTTTCACCATGGGAATTG CGGTATCATGCCTACTTCATGGAAGATCTCAAGTCATGGATGGTCATTTCAGCTG AGTGGATCGCTATCATGGCGTGCTGTCTCTCCATTGTCGGGCTACGAGATAAGAAGAATGATCATAGAAGATGGTTCTGGTACTCATGTGTTGTTGGATCTGCATTGACCATCTTTTGGCTTTACTACTTGCTGAG GCTTCCAAAGTTCCGGTGGGATGCTATATGGCTTCCATTTGGACCTATTTG CGGAGCTGGAACTTGTCTATACGTGGACCATCTACTGGAGGAATCATCTGAAGAAGTGAAAAAACTAAGGAACTATATGTACGCATATAAATCAAGGTAG
- the LOC104717623 gene encoding 60S ribosomal protein L31-3 produces the protein MSEKKGRKEEVVTREYTINLHRRLHSCTFKKKAPNAIKEIRKFAEKAMGTKDVRVDVKLNKQIWSKGIRGPPRRIRVRVARKRNDDEDAKEEFFSLVTVAEIPAEGLSGLGTKVIEEED, from the exons ATGTCGGAGAAGAAGGGAAGGAAAGAGGAGGTGGTGACCAGAGAGTACACCATCAACCTTCACAGACGCCTTCATAGCTG TACCTTTAAGAAGAAGGCTCCAAATGCTATCAAGGAGATAAGGAAGTTTGCCGAGAAGGCAATGGGTACCAAGGATGTGAGAGTGGATGTCAAGTTGAACAAGCAGATTTGGAGCAAAGGTATCAGAGGTCCACCTAGGAGAATCAGAGTCCGAGTTGCTCGTAAGAGAAATGATGACGAAGATGCTAAGGAAGAGTTCTTCTCTCTTGTCACTGTTGCTGAAATCCCTGCTGAAGGACTCTCTGGCCTTGGTACTAAGGTTATTGAAGAAGAGGATTGA
- the LOC104717625 gene encoding probable caffeoyl-CoA O-methyltransferase At4g26220, with product MAKDEAKASDYSKGLLKSEELYKYILETSVYPREAEPLKELRNITHNHPRADMATAPDTGQLMKMLLNLVNARKTIEVGVFTGYSLLLTALTLPEDGKVIAIDVSRDSYEKGLPVIKKAGVEHKIDFRESEALPALEELLNDKGNEGGFDFAFVDADKVNNCNYHERLMRLVKVGGIIVYDNTLWGGSVAEPDSATPEWRREGKNATLELNKKLSADQRVQISHAALGDGITICRRLY from the exons ATGGCTAAAGATGAAGCCAAGGCATCAGATTATTCTAAGGGATTGCTGAAGAGTGAAGAGCTCTATAAA TATATTCTGGAGACCAGTGTATACCCACGCGAGGCAGAGCCGCTCAAGGAGCTTAGGAATATTACTCATAACCACCCTCGAGCTGATATGGCTACTGCACCGGATACTGGCCAGTTGATGAAGATGCTGTTGAATCTGGTAAATGCAAGAAAGACTATAGAGGTTGGGGTTTTCACTGGATACTCTCTTCTCCTCACTGCTCTTACATTACCAGAAGATGGCAAG GTTATAGCTATTGACGTGAGCAGAGACTCGTATGAGAAAGGATTGCCAGTTATAAAGAAAGCTGGTGTTGAACACAAAATTGATTTCAGAGAGTCTGAAGCTCTTCCAGCTCTTGAAGAGCTTTTAAATGAT AAAGGGAATGAGGGTGGATTTGATTTCGCATTTGTGGATGCAGACAAGGTGAATAATTGCAACTACCATGAGAGGCTTATGAGACTGGTCAAGGTTGGTGGGATAATAGTGTATGACAACACTCTCTGGGGAGGATCAGTTGCTGAACCGGACTCTGCCACACCCGAGTGGAGGAGAGAAGGGAAGAACGCAACACTTGAGCTGAACAAGAAACTCTCGGCTGATCAGCGTGTGCAGATCTCGCATGCTGCACTTGGCGATGGGATCACTATTTGCAGGAGATTATATTGA
- the LOC104717626 gene encoding uncharacterized protein LOC104717626 gives MASKLLQLKSKACEASKFVSKHGTTYYKQLLEKNKMYIQEPATVEKCNELSKQLLYTRLASIPGRTESFWKEVDHVKGLWKNRADLKVEDAGIAALFGLECFAWYCAGEIVGRGFTFTGYYP, from the exons atgGCATCCAAGTTGCTACAACTGAAATCCAAGGCTTGTGAAGCATCCAAGTTTGTGTCTAAGCATGGCACAACTTACTACAAACAGTTGCTTGAGAAGAACAAGATGTACATCCAGGAGCCAGCCACTGTTGAGAAATGCAATGAGTTGTCTAAACAGCTTCTCTACACACGTCTTGctag CATTCCTGGGCGTACAGAGTCATTTTGGAAGGAAGTAGATCACGTGAAGGGCTTGTGGAAGAATCGGGCAGATTTGAAGGTCGAAGATGCTGGAATTGCAGCACTATTTGGTCTGGAATGCTTTGCTTGGTACTGTGCAGGAGAGATCGTAGGAAGGGGTTTCACTTTCACAGGCTACTACCcttga
- the LOC104717627 gene encoding 1-aminocyclopropane-1-carboxylate synthase 7-like, whose translation MGLPLMIKRSSNNNDNKNNVVELSRVAVSDTHGEDSPYFAGWKAYDENPYDETHNPSGVIQMGLAENQVSFDLLETYLEKKNPEGSMWGSKGAPGFRENALFQDYHGLKTFRQAMASFMEQIRGGKSRFDPDRIVLTAGATAANELLTFILADPNDALLVPTPYYPGFDRDLRWRTGVKIVPIHCDSSNNFQITPEALESAYQTACGANIRVRGVLITNPSNPLGATVQKKVLEDLLDFCVRKNIHLVSDEIYSGSVFHASEFTSVAEIVENIDDVSVKERVHIVYSLSKDLGLPGFRVGTIYSYNDNVVKTARRMSSFTLVSSQTQHMLASMLSDVEFTEKYIRINRERLRRRYETIVEGLKKAGIECLKGNAGLFCWMNLGFLLEKKTKDGELQLWDVILKELKLNISPGTSCHCSEFGWFRVCFANMSENTLEIALMRIHEFMDRRRKF comes from the exons ATGGGTCTTCCTCTAATGATAAAGAGATCATCaaacaacaacgacaacaaaaaCAACGTCGTCGAGCTTTCTCGAGTTGCGGTTTCAGACACACACGGAGAAGACTCACCTTACTTCGCCGGTTGGAAAGCTTACGACGAGAATCCTTACGACGAAACTCATAACCCTTCCGGTGTTATTCAAATGGGTCTCGCTGAGAATCag GTCTCGTTTGATCTTCTAGAAACTTacttagagaagaagaacccaGAAGGTTCGATGTGGGGATCAAAAGGAGCTCCTGGTTTCCGTGAAAACGCACTGTTTCAAGACTACCATGGTCTCAAAACTTTCAGACAAGCCATGGCTAGCTTCATGGAGCAGATTCGAGGAGGTAAATCTAGATTCGATCCTGACCGAATCGTCCTCACCGCCGGAGCCACCGCAGCTAACGAGCTCTTAACTTTCATCCTTGCCGATCCTAACGACGCTCTTCTAGTCCCCACACCGTATTATCCAGG ATTCGATAGAGATTTGAGATGGAGAACCGGAGTGAAAATAGTACCGATCCATTGCGACAGCTCGAACAATTTCCAGATAACCCCGGAGGCGCTCGAGTCAGCTTACCAAACGGCTTGTGGCGCAAACATTAGAGTCCGAGGAGTGCTCATAACCAACCCATCGAACCCATTAGGTGCGACGGTCCAAAAGAAGGTTCTTGAAGATCTCCTTGACTTCTGCGTACGCAAGAACATTCACTTGGTTTCAGATGAGATTTACTCCGGCTCGGTCTTCCATGCTTCTGAGTTCACCAGCGTTGCAGAGATCGTAGAGAACATAGATGACGTGTCAGTAAAGGAACGAGTCCACATCGTCTACAGCCTCTCCAAGGATCTTGGTCTTCCCGGTTTCCGCGTCGGGACTATATACTCGTACAATGATAATGTTGTGAAGACAGCGAGAAGGATGTCGAGCTTTACGCTTGTCTCGTCGCAGACACAACACATGTTGGCTTCTATGTTGTCGGATGTGGAGTTTACGGAAAAGTACATAAGGATAAACCGGGAAAGACTTAGGAGACGGTACGAGACGATTGTGGAGGGGCTTAAGAAGGCAGGGATTGAGTGTTTGAAGGGGAACGCAGGACTGTTTTGCTGGATGAATTTGGGTTTCTTGCTCGAGAAGAAAACTAAGGACGGCGAGCTCCAGCTTTGGGATGTGATCTTGAAGGAGCTTAAGCTGAACATATCTCCGGGAACTTCGTGTCACTGCTCGGagtttggttggtttagggtttgttttgcTAACATGAGCGAGAACACTTTGGAGATTGCGTTGATGAGAATACATGAGTTCATGGACCGAAGAAGGAAGTTTTGA